A part of Clostridium novyi genomic DNA contains:
- the pyrH gene encoding UMP kinase translates to MSSSKYKRIMLKLSGEALSGEKGFGFDFDVTQRIAKEIKEIVDMGIEVGAVVGGGNIWRGRNGEEMDRTTADYMGMLATCINALALQDSLENIGVNTRVQTAIEMKEVAEPFIRRRAMRHLEKKRVVIFAAGTGNPYFSTDTTAALRAAEIEADAILLAKKVDGVYDKDPNKYDDAKKFDKLSYIQVLEKELQVMDSTATSLCMDNNIPIIVFGLDEPNNIKKVVMGEEIGTIVSK, encoded by the coding sequence ATGAGTTCATCTAAATATAAAAGAATAATGCTTAAATTATCAGGCGAAGCTTTAAGTGGTGAAAAAGGATTCGGTTTCGATTTTGATGTTACACAAAGAATTGCTAAGGAAATAAAAGAGATAGTAGATATGGGAATAGAAGTAGGAGCTGTAGTTGGTGGCGGAAACATATGGAGAGGCAGAAATGGAGAAGAAATGGATAGAACCACTGCAGATTATATGGGAATGCTAGCTACATGTATTAATGCTTTAGCCCTACAAGATTCATTAGAAAATATAGGGGTTAATACTAGAGTACAAACAGCTATTGAGATGAAAGAAGTAGCTGAACCTTTTATAAGAAGAAGAGCTATGAGACATCTTGAAAAGAAAAGAGTAGTTATATTTGCAGCAGGTACTGGTAACCCATATTTCTCAACTGATACTACAGCGGCTTTAAGAGCTGCTGAAATAGAAGCTGATGCAATTTTGCTTGCGAAAAAAGTAGATGGTGTTTATGATAAAGATCCAAATAAATATGATGATGCTAAAAAATTTGATAAACTTTCTTATATACAAGTATTAGAAAAAGAGTTACAAGTTATGGATTCTACTGCAACATCTTTGTGTATGGATAATAATATACCTATAATAGTTTTTGGACTTGATGAACCTAATAATATTAAAAAAGTAGTTATGGGTGAAGAAATAGGAACTATAGTATCTAAATAA
- the frr gene encoding ribosome recycling factor encodes MIKDILNKSKEKMDKSISVLKKELSSMKAGKANPSMLDKIKVEYYGSETPINQLANVSSPEPRVLLIQPWDKNSLKDIERAILQSDLGLNPSNDGSVIRLIVPELTEETRKEIVKKVKKMGEEAKVAIRSIRRDANDKIKNLKKDNEITEDEAKEGEDSVQKITDKAIKEIDEVISLKEKDVMTV; translated from the coding sequence ATGATAAAAGATATTTTAAATAAATCAAAGGAAAAAATGGATAAAAGTATATCTGTATTAAAGAAAGAACTTTCATCTATGAAAGCAGGAAAAGCTAATCCAAGTATGTTAGATAAAATTAAAGTGGAATATTACGGTAGTGAAACTCCTATTAATCAATTAGCGAATGTATCTTCTCCAGAACCTAGAGTTTTACTAATTCAACCTTGGGATAAAAATTCTCTTAAAGATATTGAAAGAGCCATATTACAATCAGATTTAGGATTAAATCCTTCAAATGATGGATCAGTTATAAGACTTATTGTTCCTGAATTAACAGAAGAAACAAGAAAAGAAATAGTTAAAAAAGTTAAAAAAATGGGAGAAGAAGCTAAAGTAGCTATTAGATCTATTAGAAGAGATGCTAATGATAAGATTAAAAACCTAAAGAAAGATAATGAAATAACTGAAGATGAAGCAAAAGAAGGCGAAGATTCAGTTCAAAAAATTACTGATAAAGCTATAAAAGAAATTGATGAAGTTATTAGCTTAAAAGAAAAAGACGTAATGACTGTATAA
- a CDS encoding isoprenyl transferase — MKSIFNFTKGESNIESNLNKDNIPKHIAIIMDGNGRWAKQKKLPRTLGHKAGVETIREIVKECSNLGVKILTLYAFSTENWKRPKEEVGALMKLLVEYLKKELKELHEENVIIRTIGDISKLPKICQEELTNAYNTTKNNTGLILNLALNYGGRDEIINAMKEIGEKIKEGTLSPEDINEEVISQFLYTKNLSDPDIIIRTAGEQRLSNFLLWQCAYSEFWYTDIKWPDFKKYDLCKAIYDYQNRDRRFGGLK; from the coding sequence ATGAAGAGTATTTTTAACTTTACAAAAGGAGAAAGTAATATAGAAAGCAATCTTAATAAGGATAATATTCCAAAACATATAGCTATAATAATGGATGGAAATGGAAGATGGGCAAAGCAAAAAAAACTTCCTAGGACATTGGGACATAAAGCTGGAGTAGAAACTATAAGAGAAATAGTAAAAGAATGTAGTAATTTAGGTGTAAAAATACTTACATTGTATGCGTTTTCTACTGAAAACTGGAAAAGGCCAAAAGAAGAAGTTGGGGCATTAATGAAGCTTTTAGTAGAATACTTAAAAAAAGAACTAAAGGAACTTCATGAAGAAAATGTTATTATAAGAACTATTGGTGATATAAGTAAATTACCAAAGATATGCCAAGAAGAATTAACCAATGCATATAATACAACAAAAAATAATACAGGATTAATTTTAAATCTTGCTCTTAATTATGGTGGAAGAGATGAAATAATAAATGCAATGAAAGAAATTGGTGAAAAAATAAAAGAAGGTACTTTATCTCCAGAAGATATAAATGAAGAGGTAATATCACAATTTCTATATACTAAAAATTTATCTGATCCAGATATAATAATAAGAACTGCTGGGGAACAGCGTTTAAGTAACTTTTTATTGTGGCAATGTGCTTATTCAGAATTTTGGTATACTGATATAAAATGGCCTGATTTTAAAAAATATGATTTATGCAAAGCTATATATGATTATCAAAATAGAGATAGACGCTTTGGCGGGTTGAAATAG
- a CDS encoding phosphatidate cytidylyltransferase — MNKRYLGAAILSPLIVVLFLGGIYLKILIAILSLLGMYEFYSVSKQKGINPISTISYVLSIFYYYILIINETIDFHKIFLIIILALFIMMCIPVLSEKYNFIDVSVTLLGFFYVTIFFSFIVLVNNKQDGNYLIWTIFISAWLCDTCAYYTGKFFGKNKLCPRVSPKKTIEGSIGGLLGSALFCGLYGFIINKIGVNIQIYNFFIIGIFAGVVCQFGDLVASSIKRYVGVKDYSDLIPGHGGILDRFDSILFTSVIVYYYVTIIMRL; from the coding sequence ATGAATAAACGGTATTTAGGAGCGGCGATTCTATCTCCACTAATAGTAGTTTTATTTTTAGGTGGAATTTATTTAAAAATACTTATAGCTATACTTTCATTACTAGGAATGTACGAGTTTTATAGTGTTTCAAAGCAAAAAGGAATTAATCCAATAAGTACTATTTCATACGTATTATCTATATTTTATTATTATATATTAATTATAAATGAAACTATAGATTTTCATAAAATATTTTTAATAATAATATTAGCATTGTTTATTATGATGTGTATACCTGTATTATCGGAGAAATATAATTTTATTGATGTGTCAGTTACATTGTTAGGCTTTTTTTATGTAACTATATTTTTTAGCTTTATTGTACTGGTTAATAATAAACAAGATGGAAATTACTTAATTTGGACTATTTTTATTTCTGCATGGCTATGTGATACATGTGCATATTATACTGGAAAGTTTTTTGGAAAAAATAAATTATGTCCTAGAGTTAGTCCTAAAAAGACAATTGAAGGTTCTATTGGAGGACTTTTAGGAAGTGCTTTATTCTGTGGTTTATATGGTTTTATAATTAATAAAATAGGAGTTAATATACAAATTTACAACTTTTTTATTATAGGGATTTTTGCTGGTGTAGTTTGTCAATTTGGAGATTTAGTTGCATCATCAATAAAAAGATATGTTGGTGTTAAAGATTATAGCGATTTAATTCCTGGTCATGGAGGAATACTTGATAGATTTGACAGTATACTTTTTACATCAGTTATAGTATATTATTATGTTACTATTATAATGAGACTATAA